One genomic window of Trichlorobacter lovleyi includes the following:
- a CDS encoding DUF6794 domain-containing protein encodes MKKKILQISIFVMLISLMLFGGRQYYLEHVKYAALETELRKIHRQMEADFPKELIEKAQHFGIGISIRNTYGLWGSEQSPLKQELQLAGVTHPDDMSSIIVETYVRAKKGIPFKLYRLIKLQQAFYESKDKQEPLKKLADEFYIYEQYRKDQR; translated from the coding sequence ATGAAAAAGAAAATTCTTCAAATATCAATTTTTGTTATGCTCATCAGCCTGATGTTGTTCGGAGGCAGGCAATACTATCTTGAACATGTAAAGTATGCTGCCCTGGAAACCGAGCTAAGAAAGATACATCGACAGATGGAAGCGGACTTTCCGAAGGAATTGATTGAGAAAGCCCAGCATTTCGGCATCGGGATCTCAATCAGAAACACTTATGGACTGTGGGGCAGTGAACAAAGCCCGCTTAAACAGGAGCTGCAACTAGCTGGTGTGACACATCCGGATGATATGTCGAGCATAATAGTGGAGACGTACGTACGGGCGAAAAAGGGTATCCCATTCAAGTTGTACCGATTGATCAAGCTTCAACAAGCCTTTTACGAATCGAAGGATAAACAGGAACCACTTAAAAAGCTCGCAGATGAATTCTACATCTACGAGCAGTACCGAAAAGATCAACGATGA
- a CDS encoding methyltransferase domain-containing protein produces MPDRVLAGRPILRVLDVGGAEINGSYRPLFASTLAAATRCEYLVSDIAGDTRLNAVQADPYQLPFHDGGFDVVISGQTFEHCEFFWLLFKEMARVCSPEGVIILIAPSAGAIHRYPVDCYRFLPDSCQALARYAGLELVESWRDERGPFYNVVGVFRSKEWRRPVAEAALPVVQEYDAFTPHPDAAYEVMRGAAPTSDFLQYLHQVLEPRFYLEIGVFMGASLQLANCPALGIDPAPCMGPDNPLWEKIVVATSDDYFFDESNRAYQGMLDLVYIDGMHLIENVIKDFINIEARSHPGTIIVLDDIYPNHPVQARRERETLAWTGDVWKIVQILRDVRPDLELIPVDTYPAGTLIVLGADAGNQNFSKGFDFIVDSWQKPQDPPQDVLQRKGALHPSDPVIGQLLSRVKTVRCHAAVPADMQPVRTFYHDSLPRMLGNLL; encoded by the coding sequence TTGCCGGACAGGGTACTGGCCGGGCGGCCAATCCTCAGGGTGCTGGATGTGGGCGGGGCGGAAATCAACGGCTCATACCGGCCGCTTTTTGCCTCAACGCTTGCTGCTGCCACCCGATGCGAATATCTGGTTAGCGATATTGCCGGCGATACACGGCTCAATGCCGTGCAGGCAGACCCGTACCAGCTTCCGTTTCATGACGGCGGCTTTGATGTCGTGATCTCAGGGCAAACCTTTGAACATTGTGAATTTTTCTGGCTGCTCTTCAAGGAGATGGCCAGGGTGTGCAGTCCTGAAGGGGTTATTATCCTTATTGCACCATCGGCAGGGGCCATCCATCGCTACCCGGTGGATTGTTACCGGTTTCTGCCCGACAGCTGCCAGGCACTGGCGCGATATGCCGGGCTTGAACTGGTGGAATCGTGGCGTGATGAGCGTGGTCCGTTTTACAACGTCGTGGGGGTTTTCCGTTCAAAGGAGTGGCGCCGGCCGGTTGCAGAGGCTGCATTGCCGGTTGTTCAAGAATATGACGCCTTTACTCCGCACCCGGATGCCGCCTATGAGGTGATGCGGGGGGCCGCGCCCACCAGTGACTTCCTCCAGTATCTCCACCAGGTCCTGGAACCCCGCTTTTATCTGGAGATCGGTGTCTTCATGGGGGCGAGTCTGCAGCTTGCCAACTGCCCGGCCCTCGGTATCGACCCGGCACCTTGTATGGGGCCAGATAATCCGCTGTGGGAAAAAATTGTCGTTGCAACCAGTGACGACTATTTTTTTGATGAATCCAATCGGGCCTACCAGGGTATGCTTGATCTGGTCTATATCGACGGCATGCACCTGATTGAAAATGTTATCAAGGATTTCATCAATATTGAGGCGCGCAGCCATCCCGGCACCATCATTGTGCTGGATGACATCTATCCCAATCATCCAGTTCAGGCTCGTAGAGAGCGTGAAACCCTGGCTTGGACCGGCGATGTCTGGAAGATCGTGCAGATATTGCGGGATGTGCGTCCGGATCTGGAACTGATCCCGGTGGATACATACCCTGCCGGGACACTCATTGTGCTCGGAGCTGATGCCGGGAATCAGAATTTTAGTAAAGGCTTTGATTTTATTGTTGATAGCTGGCAGAAGCCGCAGGACCCGCCACAGGACGTGCTGCAGAGGAAAGGGGCCCTGCATCCAAGCGACCCGGTTATTGGCCAGCTCCTGTCACGGGTGAAGACGGTTCGTTGCCATGCCGCTGTACCGGCGGATATGCAGCCGGTAAGAACCTTCTACCATGACAGCCTCCCCAGGATGCTGGGTAATCTCCTATGA
- a CDS encoding beta strand repeat-containing protein, producing MHLRITTKNHLWLVIISLILWAAMAHAANDFVVAPVGGDITGADLSARLAAGSVTLQSSQGKNAGSGNVIISDTVTWNANSTLTLTASNNVSINAGIVATGATAGLTISPNTANGSEQPSGSGSYILAVPAITLSGATPALSISGTRYTVINSLGSAADAQAPPFIPTLQGMAATANLSGNYALGSDIDATATAAWGSNAGFIPIGTSTNPFMGTFDGLGHRIRNITINLPTDYVQSGTNNYVGLFGVVGNGMRNVGFIRNIGLSGGSIRGNLYVGGLVGDNNGTISNSFTSIAVTGGGYDVGGLAGSNSGTITTSFAMGNVSATVVQANGMAATAVGGLVGENYGMITNSYATGTVLSSGNNVGGLVGSAKDYTEISNCYAIGAVQGNNGVGGLVGQMYASDSSSAVTITQSYATGVVTGSINTGGLAGIIWTDNGSGGNSITSSYSVSLVNSKGKNVGGLVGYAEPGSNIITSYWNVSTSGQTASAGGTGLTSSQMKSVSSLAGFSFATTPGASGWVIVNTDNSLNNAGGVTGATYPLLASEYSAVVHNAHQFQLLVMTPGVPYLFDVDPGAKMTSVNSYSGLNISFTTTPGAAGWVIIDQDGTMNNANGAPGVTLPIAASQYTTAITTIRQLQLMAMAPAAHYTLGATIDASATGNGSDVWGTGGFAPVGNSNTPFSGSFDGQGYTIANLVINQPTVSSVGLFGTTSPASSIKNVGLIGSNVSGSSNVGGMVGYLNGGALNNCFFTGNVRGGGNTVGGLAGASTGAISLSYATGSVSGAGSGVGGLVGNNGSKGTINNCYATGMVRGGSNVGGLVGANVQGAAVASSYAAGNVTGSGSAVGGLVGGNQGTVNNSYWNIPASGQTASAGGQGLNGADMLVTGNFIGFDFKTPVWVIVDNDGTLNNANGAYGATYPMLASEYSTTIGTAHQLQLMALNPAAAYTLNTDVDANGTSGSGDVWGSSGFAPVASYSVPFSGSFNGQGHSINNLISRQRTLNRVGLFGVVGANATVQNTTLKSGMVSGYGSVGALAGINYGTITSCASSTTVQGLGGGFIGGMLGSNNGTVNNSQTSGPVSGTGGFRGGFAGVNNGTISACSASGTVTGRGGYSGQLVGINNGITK from the coding sequence ATGCATCTCCGTATAACAACTAAAAACCACCTCTGGCTTGTTATTATTTCGTTGATTCTCTGGGCTGCTATGGCACATGCGGCCAATGATTTCGTAGTTGCTCCTGTCGGTGGCGACATCACTGGTGCGGACCTTTCGGCCCGACTGGCGGCTGGAAGTGTGACCTTGCAAAGCAGCCAGGGCAAGAACGCTGGGTCCGGCAATGTGATCATCAGTGACACCGTGACCTGGAATGCCAACAGTACACTGACGCTGACAGCATCAAACAATGTCAGTATCAATGCCGGTATCGTCGCCACCGGAGCTACAGCAGGGCTGACGATCAGTCCAAACACAGCTAACGGCAGTGAGCAACCGAGCGGTTCTGGGAGCTATATACTTGCAGTGCCCGCAATAACCCTCTCAGGCGCAACCCCTGCGTTAAGTATCTCTGGTACCCGCTATACCGTGATCAATAGTCTTGGATCGGCAGCTGATGCCCAGGCACCACCTTTCATTCCAACACTGCAGGGGATGGCGGCGACAGCCAATCTGTCCGGCAACTATGCACTAGGCAGCGATATTGATGCCACGGCAACGGCCGCATGGGGATCCAATGCAGGCTTTATACCGATCGGCACTAGTACTAATCCGTTTATGGGTACCTTCGACGGTTTGGGACACCGTATCAGAAACATTACCATCAACTTGCCGACAGACTATGTCCAGTCAGGCACAAATAACTATGTCGGACTATTTGGCGTTGTCGGCAATGGTATGCGAAACGTGGGGTTCATCAGAAATATCGGGCTGTCCGGGGGGAGCATCAGAGGCAACCTGTATGTTGGCGGCCTGGTCGGGGACAACAACGGAACGATCAGCAACAGCTTTACCTCGATCGCCGTGACAGGCGGGGGGTATGATGTCGGAGGACTGGCTGGAAGTAATTCCGGTACAATCACCACCAGTTTTGCCATGGGCAACGTCTCGGCTACAGTCGTTCAGGCGAACGGCATGGCCGCAACGGCCGTAGGCGGGTTGGTAGGAGAAAATTACGGTATGATTACCAACAGCTATGCTACGGGTACAGTCCTGTCGAGCGGGAACAATGTTGGTGGTCTTGTTGGTTCGGCAAAAGATTACACCGAGATCAGCAACTGCTATGCCATCGGCGCTGTCCAGGGGAACAACGGCGTCGGTGGCCTTGTGGGGCAAATGTATGCCAGCGATTCATCCAGTGCTGTCACTATCACCCAAAGTTACGCCACCGGCGTGGTTACCGGCAGTATCAATACCGGAGGTTTGGCGGGAATCATCTGGACTGACAACGGCAGCGGCGGCAACAGTATTACCAGCAGTTACTCCGTCAGCCTGGTGAACAGCAAGGGTAAAAACGTCGGTGGGCTGGTCGGATATGCAGAGCCGGGCAGTAACATAATCACCAGCTACTGGAATGTCAGTACCTCAGGCCAGACGGCTTCCGCCGGGGGCACAGGACTGACCAGCAGCCAGATGAAAAGCGTTTCCAGTTTGGCTGGGTTTTCTTTTGCGACCACCCCCGGTGCATCCGGTTGGGTAATTGTGAACACGGATAACAGTCTGAACAACGCCGGAGGAGTAACGGGGGCTACATACCCGCTGCTGGCCTCGGAATACTCAGCCGTGGTGCATAACGCCCACCAATTCCAATTACTGGTGATGACCCCCGGGGTGCCGTATCTGTTTGATGTCGACCCGGGCGCAAAAATGACAAGCGTGAACAGTTATTCAGGCTTGAATATCAGTTTTACCACCACTCCAGGTGCAGCCGGCTGGGTCATAATCGATCAGGACGGCACGATGAATAATGCCAACGGAGCACCCGGTGTTACCCTGCCGATAGCCGCCTCGCAATACACCACAGCCATCACCACGATTCGCCAGTTGCAACTGATGGCAATGGCTCCTGCCGCACATTATACGCTAGGTGCAACCATAGACGCCTCAGCCACCGGAAACGGTTCGGATGTCTGGGGCACAGGGGGATTCGCCCCAGTCGGCAATAGCAATACACCATTCTCTGGTAGTTTTGATGGACAGGGCTATACCATCGCAAACTTGGTCATTAACCAGCCTACGGTCAGTTCTGTCGGCCTGTTTGGAACCACATCGCCAGCCTCCTCCATCAAAAATGTGGGACTGATCGGCAGCAATGTCAGCGGTTCCAGCAATGTTGGAGGGATGGTGGGATACCTCAACGGGGGGGCGCTCAACAACTGTTTCTTCACCGGCAATGTCCGGGGCGGCGGCAATACCGTGGGTGGACTGGCTGGCGCCAGTACGGGTGCCATCAGTTTGAGTTATGCTACGGGAAGTGTAAGCGGTGCCGGTAGCGGTGTCGGAGGGCTTGTTGGCAACAACGGCAGTAAGGGAACCATAAACAACTGTTATGCAACCGGTATGGTACGCGGAGGTTCTAATGTAGGCGGCTTGGTCGGGGCGAACGTTCAGGGAGCTGCGGTTGCCAGCAGTTACGCTGCTGGTAATGTAACCGGCTCCGGCTCTGCAGTCGGTGGACTGGTCGGTGGAAACCAGGGAACGGTCAACAACAGTTACTGGAACATACCAGCATCCGGGCAGACGGCTTCAGCCGGCGGGCAGGGGCTGAATGGCGCGGATATGCTGGTAACCGGCAATTTCATCGGGTTTGATTTCAAAACACCAGTGTGGGTTATCGTGGATAACGACGGTACGCTGAATAATGCGAATGGCGCTTATGGAGCAACCTACCCGATGCTGGCAAGCGAATACTCCACCACAATCGGCACGGCGCATCAGTTGCAACTTATGGCGCTGAATCCTGCTGCCGCCTATACGTTGAATACGGATGTTGATGCAAACGGCACATCCGGCAGTGGCGATGTCTGGGGTAGTTCCGGCTTTGCGCCGGTGGCTAGCTATTCAGTGCCGTTTTCCGGCAGCTTTAACGGCCAGGGGCACAGCATTAACAATTTGATCAGCAGGCAACGAACGCTCAATCGTGTCGGTCTGTTCGGTGTTGTTGGTGCAAATGCCACGGTACAGAACACGACGCTCAAGAGCGGCATGGTAAGCGGATACGGCAGTGTTGGCGCATTGGCCGGCATCAACTACGGCACCATCACCAGTTGTGCAAGTTCAACAACGGTGCAAGGCCTTGGGGGAGGCTTTATCGGCGGTATGCTCGGCAGTAATAACGGGACTGTCAACAACAGCCAGACCAGCGGCCCCGTAAGCGGCACAGGCGGTTTCAGGGGGGGCTTTGCCGGTGTGAACAACGGAACGATCAGCGCTTGTTCCGCCAGCGGTACCGTGACAGGACGTGGCGGCTACTCAGGTCAACTGGTCGGCATCAACAACGGGATCACCAAGTAG
- a CDS encoding glycosyltransferase family 2 protein produces MKPRLSIVIVCWNILRELPRTLYSLSPRFQLGLQRDEYEVIVIDNGSGSMPDLAGLHSLGIDLQIYRIDKPSPSPARAINMGLNLSTGKYVGVFIDGARMASPGLLFRAREALGMHPRAIVGSRGRYLGPRVQRESILLDGYCADVEDLMLDSIQWQTNGYRLFDVSVFDESSGPTWFDPICESNGLFMSRTLWAELGGYDERFQEPGGGLVNLDTWVRACALPDIAPVILLGEATFHQVHGGVMTNQGSVEKFEELQQEYLRIRGKKFERPAIFPSFLGNFVATPHPCELSAALYDYDVFAQNLELAKQREALQHELDGAKLRNRLLKAEHLYLLKNTLRCSTQEVAAAKGRILLHIGHFKTGTKSIQRFLRDEVGAPVFPVGKWLENVHLELSAYCLREPVQRELCRSAMFKVVLGRDGADLQLLRQEVYQTVRAQVESALPQLIYSNEALSLLREVSELDALFELFDGREVDVVIYRRNPADFLASYELTLRHLGFVFDDDADSMTNLREDSWLLDFDARADLWRRRAASVTVIDYDIQVAQSGTVIPSFAALADVKPARDYRENVTAEWLAKLQ; encoded by the coding sequence ATGAAACCACGCCTCTCGATCGTTATCGTCTGCTGGAACATCCTGCGTGAACTGCCGCGTACCCTCTACTCGCTCTCTCCCCGGTTCCAGTTGGGGCTGCAGCGGGACGAGTATGAAGTCATCGTGATCGACAACGGCTCAGGCAGCATGCCCGATTTAGCCGGCCTGCACAGTCTGGGAATCGATCTGCAGATCTATCGCATTGACAAGCCGTCTCCATCCCCGGCCCGCGCCATTAACATGGGGCTTAATCTGTCCACAGGCAAATATGTCGGCGTCTTTATCGACGGGGCACGCATGGCGTCACCCGGCCTGCTGTTCCGCGCCAGGGAGGCGCTCGGCATGCACCCGCGTGCCATTGTCGGCAGCCGTGGCAGGTATCTGGGGCCACGGGTGCAGCGGGAAAGTATCCTGCTGGACGGATATTGTGCCGATGTCGAAGATCTGATGCTCGACAGCATCCAGTGGCAGACAAACGGCTACAGGCTTTTTGATGTCTCGGTCTTTGATGAGTCATCCGGACCGACCTGGTTTGATCCGATCTGTGAAAGCAACGGCCTTTTCATGTCGCGGACGTTATGGGCTGAACTGGGAGGCTATGACGAGCGTTTTCAGGAGCCGGGCGGGGGGCTGGTAAACCTTGATACCTGGGTACGGGCGTGTGCACTCCCGGACATAGCACCGGTCATACTGCTCGGCGAGGCCACCTTTCATCAGGTTCATGGCGGGGTCATGACCAATCAGGGCTCAGTCGAGAAATTTGAGGAACTGCAACAGGAGTATCTGCGGATCAGGGGCAAGAAATTTGAACGGCCGGCGATCTTTCCGTCCTTCCTGGGCAACTTTGTTGCCACGCCGCATCCCTGCGAGTTGAGCGCAGCTTTGTACGACTATGATGTCTTTGCCCAAAACCTGGAACTGGCGAAGCAACGGGAGGCATTACAGCATGAACTGGACGGTGCCAAACTGAGGAACCGCCTGCTCAAGGCTGAACATCTGTATCTGCTGAAAAACACCCTCAGATGCTCCACCCAGGAGGTGGCGGCGGCCAAGGGACGGATCCTCCTGCATATCGGGCATTTCAAGACCGGGACCAAATCGATCCAGAGATTCCTGCGTGATGAGGTCGGTGCCCCGGTTTTTCCGGTGGGGAAGTGGTTGGAGAATGTGCACCTTGAATTGTCCGCCTACTGCCTGCGTGAGCCGGTACAGCGGGAGCTGTGCCGGTCGGCCATGTTCAAGGTCGTGCTGGGGCGTGACGGGGCAGATTTGCAGCTACTTAGGCAGGAGGTGTACCAAACGGTGCGTGCCCAGGTGGAATCGGCTCTGCCGCAGCTTATCTATTCGAACGAGGCGCTGTCTCTGCTGCGGGAAGTATCCGAACTGGATGCGCTGTTTGAGCTATTTGACGGACGCGAGGTTGACGTTGTGATCTACCGGCGTAATCCAGCCGACTTCCTGGCCTCCTATGAGCTGACGCTCCGGCATCTGGGGTTTGTATTTGACGACGATGCTGACTCAATGACCAATCTGCGGGAGGATTCCTGGCTGCTGGATTTTGATGCGCGTGCCGACTTGTGGCGCAGGCGGGCGGCATCGGTGACGGTGATTGACTACGACATCCAGGTTGCACAGTCTGGAACTGTTATCCCTTCGTTTGCTGCGCTTGCCGACGTGAAGCCTGCAAGGGATTATCGCGAGAATGTCACTGCAGAATGGCTTGCCAAACTGCAATAA
- a CDS encoding HD domain-containing phosphohydrolase yields the protein MPPQPTTRNTTPLVLIVDDSRAVRVFVRELLEQAGYAVIEANDGVAGLEVLATRKPDVVLLDIEMPHKTGLEVLDELDASSRLYSVILFTTLSSLDSIVNGLERGADDYIVKPFKEAEFLARMTAAIRIAHNKRLLFEARLKAEQTNTQLRQLQSILSDQKLTEQKIREISEAQNATIFAMAKLAEFRDEDTGGHLERVKEYCRLLADDLNRHSPYSDLITAEFIDCIQHAAPLHDIGKVAIPDHILQKPERLTPEEFDRMKTHTVIGADNLQLVYNNYPGNLFVGMGIEIALYHHEQWDGSGYPDGLVGKNIPLPARIMALADVYDALRSDRCYRKAMTHEQARTIILEGDGRHFDPEVVMAFLRVETIFAKTAEEI from the coding sequence ATGCCTCCTCAACCAACCACACGGAATACGACACCGCTTGTCCTGATCGTTGACGATAGCAGGGCGGTGCGGGTCTTTGTCCGGGAGCTGCTGGAACAGGCCGGCTATGCTGTTATTGAAGCTAACGATGGCGTTGCCGGACTGGAAGTGCTTGCCACAAGGAAGCCGGATGTTGTTTTGCTGGACATTGAAATGCCCCACAAAACAGGGCTTGAAGTGCTTGATGAGCTGGATGCCAGCAGCAGGTTGTATTCCGTGATCCTGTTTACCACCCTGTCCAGCCTTGATTCGATTGTGAACGGCCTGGAACGCGGGGCAGACGACTACATCGTCAAGCCGTTCAAGGAGGCCGAGTTTCTGGCCCGGATGACCGCTGCAATCCGGATCGCCCATAACAAGCGTCTGCTGTTTGAGGCCCGCTTGAAGGCGGAGCAGACCAACACGCAGTTGCGCCAGTTGCAGAGCATCCTGTCGGATCAAAAACTGACCGAACAGAAGATCAGGGAGATCTCCGAGGCACAAAATGCCACCATCTTTGCCATGGCAAAACTGGCCGAGTTCCGGGATGAGGATACCGGCGGGCATCTGGAGCGGGTCAAGGAGTATTGCCGGCTGCTTGCCGATGATCTCAACCGCCACTCACCCTATTCTGATCTGATAACCGCGGAGTTCATTGATTGTATCCAGCATGCGGCCCCGCTCCACGACATCGGGAAGGTGGCCATTCCCGACCATATCCTGCAGAAGCCTGAAAGGCTGACCCCCGAAGAGTTTGACCGGATGAAGACCCACACCGTTATCGGTGCCGATAACCTGCAGCTGGTCTACAACAACTACCCCGGCAATCTGTTTGTGGGAATGGGGATTGAGATCGCGCTCTACCACCATGAGCAGTGGGATGGATCAGGCTACCCGGATGGCCTGGTGGGCAAGAACATACCGTTGCCGGCCCGGATCATGGCCCTGGCGGATGTGTATGACGCGTTGCGCTCGGACAGGTGTTACCGCAAGGCCATGACCCATGAGCAGGCCAGAACCATCATCCTCGAAGGTGACGGCAGGCATTTTGATCCTGAAGTGGTGATGGCATTTTTACGTGTTGAGACTATTTTTGCCAAGACCGCCGAGGAGATCTAG